The Triticum aestivum cultivar Chinese Spring chromosome 5A, IWGSC CS RefSeq v2.1, whole genome shotgun sequence genomic sequence CAAGGTGGCCTTAGATTCTGGGCACCGAATACTTCACAAACCTTGCAGCACTGTCAATGGAGAGAGCATCTCAAATCACCCTCTTCCTGTTACTCATCATCCATTCTGGCGTAGCTCAAAATGCTACCACGAGTGGAACAGATGAGTTCCCCGTTGGAGTGATCCTCGACTTGGAATCATTGGGGGGCAAGATGGCGCGGACCAGCATTTTGATGGCTCTGGAAGACTTCTATACAGTCCACAGAAACTACAGCCCAAAGGTAGTTCTCCACATCAGGGGCTCGAAAAGTAACAGCGTAGAAGCTGCATCAGCAGGTAAAAGTTCTGCAGCCTATCATGAAAAGGAAAAACTCTTTCCCACTCCCTACGTTGCTTACAAATATGCTTTCTCAACTTATTATTGTCTTTGAAGTACAACTTTTTACGCTGTCATAAAAAAACAACTTACATAACTGTCTTTTTTAtcgaaagccccccccccccccctaattaAACGAGGTAAAAAAACACAGATTACTGTTCACAGCGCTCGGCTAAACCAAAGTAGCTGAGCCAGAAAAGTTTAAATTCCACCCCAGGCCATACATCAGGCTGGTGGAAAGGGCAAGAACTCTGAACACAGCGAGCAAAGGAATATAACTGACTTTCATCATTCAACTTAGTACAAGCTACAGAACTGCAATATTATGAACACAGTTTTGATGGAAATCAACATGGTTATTTACCAATGTGCCACTACTAATGGACAAAGTTGGAAGCGTTTGATAGTAACATTTATCAAAAGGATTTAATGGTTTTTACTTAGGAACGAGTGTTTTTTTGGCTATATCTTTACTTTCCATGTGCTCCATAATACTTCATCTGTTTAACAATAGACATCCAGCTAACAAATGCCCATGGGAAGAACAGTTGTAAATCAAATAAATAAACAGCAACAAGGCTAGTTTATTACATTCCTGTTAAACGAAGTACTTTGAGCATATATCTCCTGCTAAAGTTCAGAAACATCAAAAGGACAATGTTTGGTTACTAAACTATTACTATTGCCAACAAATATTCACACTTCTTTGCAAGGAAATATTATATGAGTTTTACTCTCAGAAAAGTTAGTGCATACATATTTAATAACCCGATTATGTTTACCTTAGCTTTCCCTTGATGGGTTTGTTAGTCTGAGAAACCTTAACTTTATCAGCGTAACTAGTAATACAGGTTATAAATGTCATATTTCAAAACAAGCAAGTCAAGTAAACAGACTGAACTGTAATTATATTTTATACTGACAACAAGTTTAGTTACATTCATCCAAATATTGTGGGTTCAAATTTGTAGCTTCATCTGCAAATCTGTAATAATTTTCAATCCTGTTTTCCACAAGTTTAAGTTAACTAGGACAACAAAAGCATAGCTACAGAGTGCTCTGAACCAACATATATATTTTGTAAATACTATGTCATTTTTTTACTCTTCGGTTCTGAATTTATGAAGCTTCTGGCAGCACATATTTGCATTCACCTAAAATTTGATTATGAACCTTTACAGCTCTCGACCTGCTAGAGAATTACAATGTCCAAGCTGTCATAGGCCCTCAAACATCTTCACAAGCAGCATTTGTATCGGATCTGGGGAATAAAAGTCAGGTCCCTATCATCTCCTTCACAGCAACAAGCCCATCTCTTTACTCTGGCAGTCTTCCATATTTTATTCGTGCAACATTGAGTGACTCTACACAAGTGAATAGCATTGCCTCCCTAATCAAGGCCTACGGGTGGAGGCAGGTGGTGCCAATTTATGAAGAAACTGACTATGGTAGAGGTGTCATACCATATCTCATCGAcgccctccaagaaattgatgcTCGTGTTCCCTATCGGAGTGTGATCCCTCTGTCGGCATCTAATGAACAAATTACCCAAGAACTCTATAAGCTAATGACAATGCAAACAAGGGTCTTCTTGGTGCATATGTCACCTGATTTAGCTTCGATCCTCTTCACAAAGGCAAAAGAGGTTGGTATGATGAAGAAAGCAGACGTCTGGATCATGACAGATGGACTAACCAATGTCATAGACTCCACAAACCCTTCTGTCATGGAAGCAATGAATGGTGTTTTAGGTGTAAAGTTTTATACACCTAAATCAGCAGAACTGGATAGCTTCACCATACGCTGGAATAGGAGATTACAAATTGATAACCCAAATGATCTACCAGTGAAACTAAACATATTTGAACTCTGGGGCTATGATACTATATGGGCGGTAGCACAAGCAGTTGAAAAGCTTGGTATTAAGAACAAGACATCATTTCAAAAACCAGCAGTTGCAAGAAACATGACAAGCCTGGGAACATCTGTTTATGGCCCGGATCTCCTAAAGACCATCTTGCAATACAAATTTAGAGGTTTGAGTGGTCATTTTGACCTTTCAGGCAGGCAGCTGCAAGCATCTACATTTCAAATAATAAAtgtagttggtaaagggtggaaagaaATTGGGTTTTGGACTGCAGAAAATGGTATTTCCCGGCGACTATATCAAGGAGAATCAATGACAGAGCATTCAGGCTTAGTTCCTGAACTAAACCCCGTGATTTGGCCAGGAACATCAACAGAGGTACCCAGAGGGTGGGAAGCTGCTGTAAATGGTAAGAAGCTTCGAGTGGGAGTGCACGTAAGTGTATACCCACAATTTATGACAAGTGGAAAGGATCCTATCACAGGGGCAACTAAAGCAGAAGGCCTTTCAATTGATGTATTCGAAGAGGCAGTTAAAAGACTTCCCTATGCACTACCTTATGAATATGTAGCATTTGGCACCACGAATGACACAAGCACTGGAGGTTATGATGATTTTGTTTACCAAGTTTACCTTAAGGTAGTAAGTGCATCAGGGCTTCAACTTTCAGCATCAAATTTGCAAAAAGTAAAATTATATGCATGCCATGATTTCACTACTCCCACATTTATGTAcgccctccgatccatattacttgtcgctgctTTAGTAAAGTTGTACTAAAGCAGCGACAAGTTATATGGATCGGAGGGATACTACATTTTAGTTTAATGCAACCATGTAAAAAATAATAGCACACAACCCACCCAAATAATGTATTGCAATTGAGAGGAGATGTTGAGCAGGAATTTCAGTGCATTGGGTTTTTTCTTAGCACTAGATGGAATGAGATAGTGAAATAGATTTTTTTTTAAGTCCTTTCGGATGAAAATGGAAGAATAGTATGCAATACATCTCACGTGGACAAAATAAATTAAAAGGAATTTTCTCTTATCCTCGTTTGTTCCTTCCTTTAGATAATACTTGAAAATCCCCTTACAGCAACAAATCCAATTTCAAAGGGACTTCCTCCCCCTGTTGAGAAAAATTTT encodes the following:
- the LOC123103806 gene encoding glutamate receptor 2.8, with the translated sequence MERASQITLFLLLIIHSGVAQNATTSGTDEFPVGVILDLESLGGKMARTSILMALEDFYTVHRNYSPKVVLHIRGSKSNSVEAASAALDLLENYNVQAVIGPQTSSQAAFVSDLGNKSQVPIISFTATSPSLYSGSLPYFIRATLSDSTQVNSIASLIKAYGWRQVVPIYEETDYGRGVIPYLIDALQEIDARVPYRSVIPLSASNEQITQELYKLMTMQTRVFLVHMSPDLASILFTKAKEVGMMKKADVWIMTDGLTNVIDSTNPSVMEAMNGVLGVKFYTPKSAELDSFTIRWNRRLQIDNPNDLPVKLNIFELWGYDTIWAVAQAVEKLGIKNKTSFQKPAVARNMTSLGTSVYGPDLLKTILQYKFRGLSGHFDLSGRQLQASTFQIINVVGKGWKEIGFWTAENGISRRLYQGESMTEHSGLVPELNPVIWPGTSTEVPRGWEAAVNGKKLRVGVHVSVYPQFMTSGKDPITGATKAEGLSIDVFEEAVKRLPYALPYEYVAFGTTNDTSTGGYDDFVYQVYLKKYDIAIGDITISENRMSYVDFTLPYTESGVAMVVPAKSSRTNNTWIFVEPLSRDLWLGSIILFFYTWVVLWLLEFLGNNTNIPGEVPRKLGIMTFFSLFGDKDRVERLLSRIVLIVWVFFFLVLSASYTANLATMLTIRQLNPTITDIHELRKSGDYVGCIRGSYVERILEQLNFDGSKIKTYNTYDGFYSALSKGSKNGGIAAFIHEVPYIRLFLARNCKGYTMVPFYKAAGFGYAFPKGSPLVGDISKAILSVIGGDTINQIEKKWIGIGYQNNCNNAGRAPDPEKLTPDGFTGLFILSGAISTSSLLIAVAIYFYEKKNSTTETQPDQKGDQAEGNERGNEAGEEMQNIGLQPSGHRRNASAVSWGFRRSFGTRVAPVSSSSRF